ATATTTCCCTGCGAGGGTTATCCCTTAGCCCAGTGACGTGGGGGAGTACCCAAGCATGACGAAACGGACGAGAGCCCTCTGGGGTTCCCTGGCCGCTGCCGCCATGATCAGCCTTGTGCCGATGTCCGGCGCCGTGGCTGACGGGTACTGGCAGTGCGTTCCGTTCGCGCGTCTGATGTCGGGCATCCAGATCTTCGGCGACGCCCGCACTTGGTGGAGCCAGGCGGTCGGCAAGTACGACACCGGTTTCGTGCCCCGCGCCGGCGCGGTTCTCTGCTTCAAGCCCACCGCCCGCATGAACCTCGGCCACGTCGCCTTCGTCAGCCAGGTGCTGACCGATCGCGTGATCCAGGTGACCCACGCCAACTGGTCGATCATCGACGGCGGTCGCGGTCAGATCGAAAAGGACGTCACCGTCGTCGACGTCTCGCCGGCCGGCGACTGGAGCGAAGTGAAGGTCTGGTACGACCCGATTCGCGACCTCGGCACCACGGTTTATCCGACCCACGGCTTCATCTATCAGAACAACCAGGCGGTCACGATCGCCGCCGCGACCAGCAAGCTGGCCCTGGCCCAGAACGCCGCCGTCTCGCTGGCCAAGTCCGCCGCCAACCAGGTCGCCGCCTCGGTGCGCGTGTCCTCGCCGCTGGACATGATCAACCAGGC
The window above is part of the Caulobacter soli genome. Proteins encoded here:
- a CDS encoding CHAP domain-containing protein, producing MTKRTRALWGSLAAAAMISLVPMSGAVADGYWQCVPFARLMSGIQIFGDARTWWSQAVGKYDTGFVPRAGAVLCFKPTARMNLGHVAFVSQVLTDRVIQVTHANWSIIDGGRGQIEKDVTVVDVSPAGDWSEVKVWYDPIRDLGTTVYPTHGFIYQNNQAVTIAAATSKLALAQNAAVSLAKSAANQVAASVRVSSPLDMINQAADSTDRIAALIAQSQGPASSQDTDKTQATR